The Daucus carota subsp. sativus chromosome 2, DH1 v3.0, whole genome shotgun sequence genome includes a window with the following:
- the LOC135150208 gene encoding secreted RxLR effector protein 161-like gives MSHGVSLSGKMSPKTPEERERMSKIPYASAIGSIMYAMLCTRPDVAYSISVTSRYQSDPGEDHWKAVKNILKYLRRTKDIFLVFGGESELKIEGYTDSSFQSESDDSKSMSGYVFTLNGGAISWKSSKQSTTADSTAEAEYIAASEAAKEAVWMRKFVSELGVVPSVEEPIVLYCDNNAAIAQAKEPRSHKNSKHVLRRFHLIREIIERGDVKIERVDTHNNVADPLTKSLSQIHFDRHKEKMGIRYQGDWL, from the coding sequence ATGAGCCATGGAGTATCTCTTTCTGGAAAGATGTCTCCTAAGACACCTGAGGAAAGAGAGCGTATGAGTAAGATTCCTTATGCTTCAGCAATAGGATCTATCATGTACGCGATGTTGTGTACTAGGCCTGATGTTGCTTATTCAATTAGTGTGACGAGCAGATATCAGTCCGATCCAGGTGAAGACCACTGGAAAGCAGTGAAGAACATCCTTAAGTacttgcgaaggactaaggatatttttcttgtttttggtgGTGAATCTGAGTTGAAAATAGAGGGTTATACCGACTCTAGTTTTCAATCAGAAAGTGATGATAGTAAATCCATGTCAGGGTACGTGTTTACTCTAAATGGTGGTGCGATTAGTTGGAAGAGTTCCAAACAGTCTACTACAGCTGACTCCACAGCGGAAGCAGAATATATAGCTGCAAGTGAGGCTGCAAAAGAAGCCGTTTGGATGAGGAAATTTGTTTCTGAATTGGGAGTTGTTCCTAGCGTTGAGGAGCCTATTGTGTTGTATTGTGATAACAATGCAGCAATAGCACAAGCCAAGGAACCTAGGTCTCATAAAAATTCCAAACATGTTTTGCGACGCTTTCATTTGATTAGGGAAATCATTGAAAGAGGAGATGTCAAGATTGAGAGAGTTGACACACATAACAACGTAGCAGACCCACTCACAAAGTCATTATCTCAGATTCACTTTGATCGTCATAAAGAGAAGATGGGTATTAGATATCAGGGAGATTGGCTTTAG
- the LOC108192452 gene encoding large ribosomal subunit protein eL32z yields MAVPMLTKKIVKKRVKKFKRPWSDRLVTVKPNWRRPKGIDSRVRRKFKGVTLMPNIGYGSDKKTRHYLPNGFKKFVVHNTKDLELLMMHNRKYCAEIAHNISTKKRKEIVERAAQLDIVVTNKLARLRSQEDE; encoded by the exons ATGGCGGTGCCGATGCTGACAAAGAAGATCGTGAAGAAGAGAGTCAAGAAGTTCAAGAGGCCATGGAGTGACCGCCTCGTCACCGtcaag CCAAACTGGCGTAGGCcaaagggtattgactccaggGTTAGGAGGAAGTTCAAGGGTGTAACGCTGATGCCTAACATTGGTTATGGCTCAGACAAGAAGACCCGTCACTATCTTCCTAatggtttcaagaagtttgtGGTACACAACACCAAGGATCTTGAATTGTTGATGATGCACAACAG AAAGTACTGTGCAGAGATTGCCCACAACATATCAACTAAAAAGAGGAAAGAGATAGTGGAGAGAGCTGCCCAGCTAGATATTGTGGTTACCAACAAGCTTGCAAGGTTGCGTAGCCAGGAAGATGAATGA